The segment CAATTTACTTCCCCCTCTGGCTCCAGCTCAAGGCTTCGGACGGCATCGTTGATGGCGCCATCGGTAAAAATCCAACGGGGTTACTTCTCTTCGAACCCATCTTCCAGTCCCACTGGAAAGCCTGGGCCAAGGGCGTGCTGACGACCAAAAATCCCTACACCGGCAAGACTCTGGCCGAGGACCCCGCCGTCGCCTTCTTCGAGATCCAGAACGAGGACTCCTTCTTCTTCTGGACCTTCCAGCCGGAAGGCTTTGGCCCCGGCCCCTATCGCCAGATGTGCCAACGCTTCGGCACCTGGGCGACCAAACGCTACGGCTCCCTCGATGCCGCCAAGACTGCCTGGAAAGGCGAGATCCATCCCTCCGATGGGGAAGGCCGCCTTGGCCTCTATAAGGCCTGGGACATGACCGCCGAAGGCTTCAGCAAATCGAGTCCCGGCAAACAGGCACGGGCCACCGACCAGATCCGTTTCCTGGCCGAGCTGCAACACCAGACCTATGCCGAACTGGCGGAGTTCCTGCGTAAGGAGTGCGGTTTCAAGGGGGTGATCTCGGCCAGCAACTGGACCACGGCCGACAACCGGCAGCTGGGGATGATCGAGCGCTGGACTTATACGGCCACCGACTGTATTGACCGGCATGGTTACTTTGGCGGCAAACACCAGGGCGAGGCGTCCGGGCATATGTTGCGAACCGGCCACACCTTCACCGACAAAGCGGCGGTCCTGGATCCCACCACGGCCCTCACCGGCTACCTGCAACTGGCGGGCAAACCGCACATCAACACCGAGGTCATGTGGGATGCGCCCAACCGGCTGATCGCCGATGGGCCGCTCCTGCTGTCCTCCTACTCCGCCCTGCAGGGCGTGGACGGCATCTTCAGCTTTGCCACTCACAGCGGCACCTGGGATACCGACGGCACCAGCAAGTGGCCCATGATGCGACCCGGCTGGCTGGGCCAGTTCCCGGCCACGGCCCTGCAGTACCGCCGCGGCGACCTGAAGCCCGGCCCCACCGTACTGCGTCAGGTCGTAAGCATCGACGACCTGTTTGCCTTCAAGGGCTCGGGGTTTGTCGAAGGCCCCAACACCGACTTCCGGCTGAATGAGGCCCCCAAGGCCGGCGAAGCCGGGCGTGATGACGCCTTCGACCCCTACAGCTACTGCGTCGGCCGGGTCGAGCGTGTCATCGGCGGCGCGGGCACGCCCGAGTCCGCCGACCTGTCGAAATTTATCGACCACGCAAACAAGGTGGTGACCAGCGCCACCGGCGAGTTGCGCTGGGATTGGGGCAATGGACTGGTCACCGTCAACAGCCCGAGGAGTCAGGCGGTCAGCGGGTTTCTCGCCAAGGCGGGTCCTGTAAAACTCAAGGACGTGACCCTCTCCTGTCGCAATGACTACGGCACCGTTCACGTGATCTCACTGGATGGATTACCCCTGGCCACTTCGCGGAAAATCCTCGTCCAGGCGTTCACGGAGCAGAAACTCTACGGCTGGCAGGCAGCCAACGGCCGTATTCTTGATGTCGGCCAGGCCCCGATCAACGTTAAAGACGTGTCGGCCACCGTCACCTTTGCCAACCCGGTGGGGCTCACGGCGGTGGTCCTGGATGGTAACGGAGTGAAACGCGGCGACCTCGCCATGGTGGGGGGCGTCCTCACGCTTCCCAAGGATGCGCTCTACACCATCCTGACCCGCTGAGCGGGTCAGGAGCCGATCGCATTGGCCAGTAGCCGCACCTGATCAACCAGGCGCGGCCGGGCCTCCCCGATCATCTCGGGGGTTACTGGCCCAAGCGGGACCAGGCCAAAGGCCTGACTTACCCCATGGCGGCGCCACTCCTCCTCAGCCAAGGTCACCTGCCCGGCAATCACCGCCACCTTGGCGTGGTTCCGTCTGGCAGCCGCCACGATCCCGGAAACCACTTTCCCCTGGAATGACTGGTGATCAAGGCGGCCCTCGCCCGTAATCACCCAGTCGGCGCCCTGCATCGCTTTTTCCACGCCGCACACCTCGATCACCGCCTCAACGCCGGACACGAGGCGGCCGCCCAAAAAGGCCATCGCCCCGGCCGCCAATCCGCCCGCGGCGCCTGCGCCGGGCACCGCCGCCACATCACGGCCGGCCTGTGCTTTCATGAACCCCGCCAAGCGGCACAAGGCGGCATCCAGGCGCCGCACCATTTCCGGCGTGGCCCCCTTCTGAGGTCCGTAAACTGCCGCCGCACCCCGCTCCCCGCATAACGGATTCGTGACATCACACAACACCTCAACGGCCGGCAGGGTCAACGGGGACACAGGAGGGATCATCCGGGCAATCGCCTCGACACCGCCCCCCCCCAGTATGACCAGCTGGCCCGCGGCATCCAGAAAACGCCACCCCATGGCCATGGCGGCACCCACCCCGCCATCCACGGTGGCGCTGCCGCCGAGGGCCAACAAAATCCGGTCAGGCCCCTTTTCCAAAGCCTTCATCACCAGCTGCCCCGTGCCAAAGGTGGTGGTCAGCATCGGATTCAACTGGTGGTCCGGCACCAGGGTAATTCCACTCGCTGTGGCCATTTCCACCAGCGCGGTCCGGCTTTCCGGGAACCAGACAAACCCCGCGTCAACCGTCTGCTCCGGCAACGGTCCCATGACGCGACAGGGGCACCACTCGCCCGAAACCGCCGCCAGAACCGTCTCTGAAGTCCCCTCCCCGCCATCAGCCATGGGTTTGGAGATCACCTGCCATCCGGGCCGGACTTCCGCCAGCGTCGAGGCCACAATCCGGCAGGCCTCCTGGGCTGGGAGACTCCCCTTGAACGAGTCAAATGCCAGTAAAATTTTCTTCATGAGTTGAGGCTACTTAATCAGCCTTCGCCCTTCAATATATTCTATTAAGCCCATGCGCCAACCCTAAACCTGCGGCGACCTCTTGGCTGAGCCGGATTTAATCGTGCGCCGGCCTTTTCGCCTCGTCTTGTAGGTCACCCTTGCTTCCTTCACAACATTCCATGCGGCCGTAGCGGTCGCAGCTTCGTCGTCCTTCGAGGAAAGCCGCAGACTCGGCAAAACCTGTTGCGGGATGGTGTCGAAATGCGAGTCCCTGTGAACCAGTACGGCGCCACAAACGGCCGCGCACGCGGAAATCAAGGCGTCCATGGCTGGCAAACGGCCCACCGCCGCATCGCGGATCTCGATGGCGCGCCGGACCACACGTTCATCCACCGCCACAATATGCATGAGTTCATTGGCGTAAGCATCCACCGTCTTACGCCGGATGGCGGCGTCCAGGCCGATATCACGAAGACAGGCCTCCATTTCCAACAGGGAAGGCGCAGCAAGCCACAACACCGCATCTTCGTCATCGAACAAGGCCTGTACCCGGGCATGACCTACTTCTTTCTGGTAATGCGCCACCACGGCGGACGTATCTAATAGATAAGCACTCATGAATTCCCCAATGCCCGCCGCCGCTCTTCGTCATCACGGACCCGCTGCGCAATAAGCACGGCGACCGCATCTGATCCAGGGCGCGCCTGCTTGCTCCCGCGCCCCCACAGCTTACGCGCCAGTTCGCCCCGCGTTGGTAAAACCCGTACCTCAACACTCTGCCCGTCATCAAGAACGCGCCAATCCAGCCGCGATCCACGATGGATAGCCAGTTGTTCCGCAACCGAGACCGGGATCGTAACCTGATTTTTCCCTGTTACTTTTGTTATCATGTTCATGTCTTAATCCTTGATATATTAAATCAAGGATATTTATGCAGAATGCCTGACAATATTCAAGGTTCAAGTAGAACTATCCCGGTAAAGCGGCGCGTGATCGCGCTTGATTTCCCCGCCCTGTTCCCGCACCATATCCGTCCATGAAAGCGCTTTTACAGGCTAGCCCACGGGGGCATGTGTCCATTCATAAGGATTCATGGGTCTCAATGCATCGGCATTGAATTTGAGGGTTGGCCTGAATGAGATTTGAAATATTAGGGATTTCCCTCTGCCTGACCCTTCTGGCAACGTGGAACGGCCGTGCTGACGAACTCGATGAACTCATCTGTCTGGCCTACAGTAACAGCCCGGCCCTGCAGGCTGCCCGCGAAGGCACACGGCAGGCCGAAGCGGCCCATGACGCCACCGGCGAATTTCTCGATCCCCGCACGACCGCAACGGCCGGACGGTTAGACGGTAACGCCTCCGCCCCCCTTATCGCCGCTCCCGTGTGGTTGCCGACGGCCGATGCGTATGGTGGCGCCGCTGCCGTTGAAGTCCCGATTCGCCCGGGCATCTATGCCGGAGTCGGCGTCTCGGAGCAGTACCTGATCGACCCGGCAAAGGGAATCGACTCAGGCTATCGCACCCTCGTCGGCGGCCAGATCCGCATCCCGCTGCTCCAGGACCGGGGCTTCAGCCAGTGGCGCCTGAGTCAAGCCCGCCAGAAAGAACTGCAAACCGCCGCCGAGGCCCGCCAGCTGGAAACACGTCAAGCCGTCCGGCATGCCGTGGAACTGGCCTACATTGCGTACCTCATGGAAATGGCCAATGCCGCCACCTCAGGATCCGCCACCGACCGCGCCCAACAACTGCTGAAGGAAGCGGAGGAGCTGGTCCGGCTGAAAGTCGTCCCTGAATACCAGTTGGCTCCCGCACGACTCGAACTCGCGCTACGCCGCGAGGAAATCTGCGCCGCCAGCCAGGCGATTGATACCGCCCGCATCAGGTTGGAACAGGTTCTGGGGATTGCGCCGCCTTCCCTGCTGACAACCAATCCCGCCACGCTGATCACCCGCGCCACCAGCCTGGCCGTCCCGGAGCTGCCGGCCTGCACCGCATCGTGTGCCGCCCGCGGCGCCCTGCGCGAAGTCGACGCCCTCTCTGCAGCTGCAGCCGCTGAAAGCCGGGCGCTTGACGACAAGCTGCGCCCTGACCTGGGACTCTCCCTGCGCGGCGTCTGGGCGACAGAGGATACCTCTTCACAGACCGCCGACACGGGGACCCTTATTGGCGGCGATACCTCATCCGCCGCGGCGTTACTGGTCTGGACACGCCCTTGGAGCCAGACGGGCGCCCGCGCCCGACTCCGCGAGTCACGTGCGCGTGAAGCCCAACTCGCTGAAGTCCGCCGTGAACTGCAGAACCGGCTGACCGCCGATCTGGCGGCCGCGCACCGTGATGTGACCGGCGCCGGGGAGCGGTTCAAGGAGATCACCATCGCCGTGGAGCAGGCCCGCCGGACCCTTGAGGCCGAGGCCGAGCGCTTCCGGCTCGGCGAAGGGCGCAGCCGCAATGTGCTGGATGCCCAGAATGACCTGACCAAGGCCTACCGCTCCCGTAACGCCATTGTCGCCGGCCTGCTGAAGGGCCATTCGGATTTCATGTACGCGTGCGGCTATCAGCCGGGAGGCGCCCCTGATGGACATCAGTAAACTCAAAGAGTTGTTCGGGCTGGGTGACGACTCCCCCGAGGAACTTGAAGTCGCCATGGAAAAACAGATCCTGCCCGAGATCCGGGAGGCGAAGCCCGCCTCCGATCGCGCCACCTCCCATATCCACCGCGATGCCCAGGGCAAGGAAGAGCTCCTGATTTCGGCCGAAGATCTGCCGGAGTATACGAAGTTTGTCAAGGTGGGCCGCTGCCCGGCCTGTGGGGACCAGATTCTGGAACGGGCCGAACAACCCTGCGCCTGGTGCGACACGCCCTGCCGCCCGGAACAGGACGGCTTCCATCTGGTTCATGTGGCACTGGGCTCATTCCAGGAGCGGCATTGCTTCTGTTGCGACGATTGTTACGAAGCCTTTCGCCGGATGTATCCGGCCCGTGTCCACCGCAACTGCTACGAGCGGCCCTGCGCGGATTGCAACTTCTGCATTAAACGTTACACCGATGAATCTGACGGGTTTCCGGGACAGCCGCCGGGCCCCGTCGCACCGGAGAAAGCCTGAATATTATGGGAGAATACCGCACCACCACCGGGGAACCCGCACTGACGTCCGCGCCGCAACGCCAACGCCGCCGGTTCCGCCGCCTGTCTTTCACCCTTGCGATCATCCTGATCGTGGCGCTCGCCGGCCTGTTCATCCACCTTGAACGCAGCTTTCTCGCCAATGGGTATATCACCACCGAACATTATGCGGAAGTGCGCCCGGCCACCGTCGGCACCGTGGCGGACATCCTGGTCCAGACCGGGACCATCGTGACGCAGGGCCAGGTGCTGGCCACTCTGGACATGACGGAAGAGCAGGCGGTCGTGGAAGAAGCGCAAAGCCGGGTGCTCCAGACGGAATCCGAACTGGCCCGGCGGCAGGCGGAAATCGTTGAGGAAAAACGACGCCATGAGGAACTGATCGCCATTGCCCGCCTGCGCGTCCAGAACACCAGCGCGAAATTGACCCGCGCCCAGGAATTGCTCGAGAAGGGACTCCTGGCCGGGAGCGCCATGGAGGACATGATGCTGGCAGGCAAGCTCTCCGAGGCCGAACTGGAGTCGCTGTTGAAAAAAGATCAGACGGTCAACGATCAGGAGTTGGCCGCCCGGCGCCAGGAAATCAAAGCCCGCCGTGATGCTCTCGCCCGGGCCGCGTCACGACTGACCTTGAAAACCATCCGTGCCCCCGTGGCCGGCCAGGTGTTGCGCTATGAGTTTGTGATCGGGGAACTGATGCGGCCCGAGAATATCATGTATGAAATTTTCGGTGGCGACCGGCAGGTGATGAAACTGCGGATCCCCGAGCGCTACGCCGCCCGGGTCGCCGTCGGCCAGCCCTACAAGGCCTATCTGACCCCCTATGGCGGCCTTCAGCCGGTCGGGTTTACGGGCAAGATCGAAGCCCTGCGGAATGTCATCCAGACCGAGGGACAGAAAACCTACCGGGTGGCCTATGGTGACTTCGAGGCCCGTGGCCGGACCGTTCCGCCCGGCACCTCGGCCGAGGCGCGCATCTACTGCGGCCAGGTCAACGTGTGGCAATTCATTGTGGACCTGTAGTCAACGAGGGGCCTCATGCTCGCCGATAGACTGAAAGTGTTCATCCCGATGCTGTCGCCCTACAAGAGGCGGCTGTGGGGACTGCTGGGACTGACGGCCTTGTTATCAATCCTGGCGATGCTCCCGCCCCTGGTCATGCGGGCCATCGTCGACCGGGTGATCACCCCCGGGGACCGGGCCCCCCTCTTTATGCTGGGACTGGCCATGATCCTGCTACCCCTGTTGAGCGCCGGCTGTTCCTATCTGCAAACCCTGGGCATCACCTACGTAGGGCAGAAGTTTGTCTTCGACATGCGGCAGACACTCTACCGGCATTTGTTGCGGCTCTCCATGCGGTTCTTCGGCAAGACTGGCGTCGGCATGCTCGTCAACCGCCTCATGGGTGATACCGGGGCGGTCCAGAACCTGCTCACCGCACAAACCATCAGCATCGTCTCCGATCTGGTCTGCTCCGCCTTCGCCATCACCGCCACCTTTCTCATCAACTGGCGGCTGGCCCTCGTCATCCTGCTCCTGATGGTGATCTTCGTGATCAACGTCCGCCTCAACATCGGGTTCATCCGGCAGACCAACCGGAATTACCAGCGGTCCATGGACCGGCTGTCTGCCGGGCTGCAGGACCGGCTGATGACCACGATGGTCGTCAAAAGCTATGGAGCGGAGGCACGCGAACAGCGCGTGTTCCGGGCCCAGTCGGATTCCAGCCTGAAGCAGGTCCGCACGATGCAGGTCGCCAATAACACCTTCTCGACGAACACCTCGCTGCTGGCCGAGGCCGGCCGCGCCACCATTTATTTTTCCGGCTGCGCGATGGTGCTCATGGAGTTGATGACCTATGGCGATGTGCTCGCGTTCACCACCTACGCCATGCAGCTGCTCTGGCCGGCCGTGCGGTTCTCGCTGCTGGCCAAACAGATCCAGGATGTGGGTGTGGCCGCCGACCGGCTGACCGAGCTGTTCACGGAAACTCCCGAGATCCAGGATCTGCCCGATGCGCAGATCCTGCCCCGCCTGAGCGGCCGGGTGGATTTCGACCACGTTGACTTCCACTACAACCCCGGCAAGCCGATCATCCGCGACTTCAGTCTCCATGTGGCGCCCGGCCAGACGGTGGCGCTCATCGGGCCAACGGGGTGCGGCAAGAGCACCCTCCTCTCCCTGCTCCTGCGCTTCTTTGATGTCACCGGCGGGACCCTGCGGCTTGATGGCCATGATATCCGCAAGGTGCGGCTCTCACAACTCCGCCGCCAGTTCGGCATCGTGCTCCAGGAGCCGCAGCTCTTTACCGCCAGTATTGCCGACAACATCCGCTACGCCCGGCCGGGCGCCACCCAGGCGGAAATCGAGACCGCCGCACAGACTGCCGAGATTCACGACTTCATCATGACCCTGCCGAACGGCTACAACACCCTGATCGGCACCGAGGGCACCCAACTGTCCACCGGCCAGAAGCAGCGCATCACCATTGCCCGCGCCGTCGCGGCCAATCCGGCCATCCTCATCATGGATGAAGCCACCAGCGCCCTGGATAGTGAATCCGAGCAGGCCATTCAACTCGCCATGGAACGTCTGCTGAAAGACCGGACGGCCTTCATCGTGGCACACCGGCTCAGCACGATCCGCACCGCGGACGTGATCATCCTGATGCGTCAGGGGCAGGTGCTGGAGCAGGGTAGCCATGATGACCTCATGAAAATCCCCGGCGGACACTATGCGGCCATCTATGCCAAATTCATGGGGCGCGGCACCCTCGACGAAAGCCAGACCGCATGAAGCCACACCACCGTAATATCCGTTTTCGCCCCCCGCGCCGGGAGTATGAGCCGAACGCCGGGCACATGGACCTCTATTTCCGCTTTCTGCGTGAATACGTCTGGCCCCACCGGCGGATGTTGCTGGCGATCTCCATCTGGTGGGTGGTGAACGCCTGGACCCCGTTCCTGATGGCCTGGTACGGCCGGGTAGTGGTCGATTCGATTCTGGTCGTAACCACCACCTCGGAGACACCCAACGCGTCCGCCACAGCCCCCGACCTCGCCCCGCACCAGACGGATCGGATGCCTGAAAAAACCGGCCCCACCGGGGTCCAGACCCGCGACCGGGGTCCGGAAATGACCGTCCGGTCTGCCGGGGCCATGGGGATGCTCGGGACGCTTTTCGGCATTTACCTGGCGACCCTGATCATCTCCAATGTCGGGTCCCGCATCGAGACCCGTGGCCGGATCAACATCTCCCAGAAACTCACCGCCCGGCTCCGCGAGGATCTTCACCAGAAGGTCATGAGATTGTCCCTGGCTTACCATAAATCCCATGCCCCGGGCCGGTTGATGGCGCGCATCATGTCGGATGTCGGCGAGGTGCAGGATCAATTGTACATGACCTTCCTGACGTTCCTCAGCGCGTTCACGCTCATCACCACGGGCCTGACGATCCTCTTTGTACTCGACTGGCGTTTTGGCGTGATTGTGTTGCTGACCCTGCCCGCCTACCTGCTTGCCTACCGCCGGTCGCGCCGCGTGCTGAATGAGGTCACCGCTGAACTCCGGCACACCAACTCCTGGATGTATTCCCTGGCCTCCCAGAAGCTTGACAGTATGCGGGCCATCCAGTCCTACGGCCGTGAA is part of the bacterium genome and harbors:
- a CDS encoding TolC family protein; this translates as MRFEILGISLCLTLLATWNGRADELDELICLAYSNSPALQAAREGTRQAEAAHDATGEFLDPRTTATAGRLDGNASAPLIAAPVWLPTADAYGGAAAVEVPIRPGIYAGVGVSEQYLIDPAKGIDSGYRTLVGGQIRIPLLQDRGFSQWRLSQARQKELQTAAEARQLETRQAVRHAVELAYIAYLMEMANAATSGSATDRAQQLLKEAEELVRLKVVPEYQLAPARLELALRREEICAASQAIDTARIRLEQVLGIAPPSLLTTNPATLITRATSLAVPELPACTASCAARGALREVDALSAAAAAESRALDDKLRPDLGLSLRGVWATEDTSSQTADTGTLIGGDTSSAAALLVWTRPWSQTGARARLRESRAREAQLAEVRRELQNRLTADLAAAHRDVTGAGERFKEITIAVEQARRTLEAEAERFRLGEGRSRNVLDAQNDLTKAYRSRNAIVAGLLKGHSDFMYACGYQPGGAPDGHQ
- a CDS encoding AbrB/MazE/SpoVT family DNA-binding domain-containing protein, which translates into the protein MNMITKVTGKNQVTIPVSVAEQLAIHRGSRLDWRVLDDGQSVEVRVLPTRGELARKLWGRGSKQARPGSDAVAVLIAQRVRDDEERRRALGNS
- a CDS encoding HlyD family efflux transporter periplasmic adaptor subunit yields the protein MGEYRTTTGEPALTSAPQRQRRRFRRLSFTLAIILIVALAGLFIHLERSFLANGYITTEHYAEVRPATVGTVADILVQTGTIVTQGQVLATLDMTEEQAVVEEAQSRVLQTESELARRQAEIVEEKRRHEELIAIARLRVQNTSAKLTRAQELLEKGLLAGSAMEDMMLAGKLSEAELESLLKKDQTVNDQELAARRQEIKARRDALARAASRLTLKTIRAPVAGQVLRYEFVIGELMRPENIMYEIFGGDRQVMKLRIPERYAARVAVGQPYKAYLTPYGGLQPVGFTGKIEALRNVIQTEGQKTYRVAYGDFEARGRTVPPGTSAEARIYCGQVNVWQFIVDL
- a CDS encoding ABC transporter ATP-binding protein, which produces MLADRLKVFIPMLSPYKRRLWGLLGLTALLSILAMLPPLVMRAIVDRVITPGDRAPLFMLGLAMILLPLLSAGCSYLQTLGITYVGQKFVFDMRQTLYRHLLRLSMRFFGKTGVGMLVNRLMGDTGAVQNLLTAQTISIVSDLVCSAFAITATFLINWRLALVILLLMVIFVINVRLNIGFIRQTNRNYQRSMDRLSAGLQDRLMTTMVVKSYGAEAREQRVFRAQSDSSLKQVRTMQVANNTFSTNTSLLAEAGRATIYFSGCAMVLMELMTYGDVLAFTTYAMQLLWPAVRFSLLAKQIQDVGVAADRLTELFTETPEIQDLPDAQILPRLSGRVDFDHVDFHYNPGKPIIRDFSLHVAPGQTVALIGPTGCGKSTLLSLLLRFFDVTGGTLRLDGHDIRKVRLSQLRRQFGIVLQEPQLFTASIADNIRYARPGATQAEIETAAQTAEIHDFIMTLPNGYNTLIGTEGTQLSTGQKQRITIARAVAANPAILIMDEATSALDSESEQAIQLAMERLLKDRTAFIVAHRLSTIRTADVIILMRQGQVLEQGSHDDLMKIPGGHYAAIYAKFMGRGTLDESQTA
- a CDS encoding PIN domain-containing protein, with the protein product MSAYLLDTSAVVAHYQKEVGHARVQALFDDEDAVLWLAAPSLLEMEACLRDIGLDAAIRRKTVDAYANELMHIVAVDERVVRRAIEIRDAAVGRLPAMDALISACAAVCGAVLVHRDSHFDTIPQQVLPSLRLSSKDDEAATATAAWNVVKEARVTYKTRRKGRRTIKSGSAKRSPQV
- a CDS encoding glycerate kinase; amino-acid sequence: MKKILLAFDSFKGSLPAQEACRIVASTLAEVRPGWQVISKPMADGGEGTSETVLAAVSGEWCPCRVMGPLPEQTVDAGFVWFPESRTALVEMATASGITLVPDHQLNPMLTTTFGTGQLVMKALEKGPDRILLALGGSATVDGGVGAAMAMGWRFLDAAGQLVILGGGGVEAIARMIPPVSPLTLPAVEVLCDVTNPLCGERGAAAVYGPQKGATPEMVRRLDAALCRLAGFMKAQAGRDVAAVPGAGAAGGLAAGAMAFLGGRLVSGVEAVIEVCGVEKAMQGADWVITGEGRLDHQSFQGKVVSGIVAAARRNHAKVAVIAGQVTLAEEEWRRHGVSQAFGLVPLGPVTPEMIGEARPRLVDQVRLLANAIGS